A single Carnobacterium inhibens subsp. inhibens DSM 13024 DNA region contains:
- the aroC gene encoding chorismate synthase: MSGIWGKNLQLSLFGESHGVAIGITINGLPPGLDIDMDQVLVEMARRAPGKNELTTPRKEKDHPEILSGFLDGKTTGAPLTAIIWNTNTRSKDYSVLKDVMRPGQADYPGRVRYNGHNDHRGSGHFSGRITAPLVFAGAICQQWLKQKGVTVGSHIQSIGTIEDETFEDQETVTLEQIKQFKEEQLPLFNTEKKPEMTDLILEAKEEGDSVGGIVETFVLGLDAGYGNPFFDSVESQLAHLVFAVPAIKGIEFGTGFDITKMRGSQANDEYYYDEQGRIKTRSNNNGGIIGGITYGMPIVFRAAVKPPASIKKKQQTINIQEGTETELEVEGRHDPCIVPRVLPVLEAVTAIGLMDLMLGGQSNE; this comes from the coding sequence ATGAGTGGAATATGGGGTAAAAATTTACAACTCTCACTATTTGGAGAGTCACATGGTGTGGCGATTGGTATTACCATCAATGGCCTGCCTCCAGGTTTGGACATAGATATGGATCAGGTTTTAGTTGAAATGGCACGCAGAGCGCCAGGGAAAAATGAATTGACGACACCAAGAAAAGAAAAAGATCATCCAGAAATTTTAAGCGGCTTTTTAGATGGGAAAACAACTGGTGCACCACTGACTGCCATTATTTGGAACACAAATACGCGCTCCAAAGACTACAGTGTGCTGAAAGATGTTATGCGCCCAGGACAAGCTGATTACCCCGGACGAGTGCGTTACAATGGCCACAATGACCATCGTGGCAGCGGCCATTTTTCCGGGAGGATCACTGCTCCTCTCGTATTTGCAGGTGCTATTTGTCAGCAATGGCTGAAACAAAAAGGCGTAACAGTAGGTTCTCATATTCAATCGATTGGAACAATCGAAGATGAAACTTTCGAGGATCAAGAAACGGTCACGTTAGAGCAAATTAAACAGTTCAAAGAAGAACAGCTTCCTTTGTTTAATACTGAAAAAAAGCCAGAAATGACCGACTTGATTTTGGAAGCAAAAGAAGAGGGGGATTCTGTAGGCGGTATCGTTGAAACATTTGTTTTAGGGTTAGATGCCGGGTATGGAAATCCATTTTTCGACTCAGTTGAATCTCAACTGGCTCACCTCGTATTTGCTGTTCCAGCCATCAAAGGTATTGAATTTGGAACAGGATTCGATATTACTAAAATGCGCGGATCGCAAGCAAACGACGAATACTACTACGATGAACAAGGGCGCATCAAAACACGTTCCAACAATAATGGTGGAATCATTGGCGGAATTACTTATGGCATGCCCATCGTCTTCAGAGCTGCTGTTAAACCACCTGCTTCCATCAAAAAGAAGCAACAGACGATCAACATCCAAGAAGGAACAGAAACTGAATTAGAAGTTGAAGGACGTCATGATCCTTGTATTGTCCCACGAGTTCTGCCGGTCTTAGAGGCGGTTACCGCTATCGGATTAATGGATTTGATGCTTGGAGGACAATCGAATGAATGA
- a CDS encoding chorismate mutase, protein MNELEQYRKEIDEIDQELTRLFELRLNTVLKVGRYKKQRNLPVLDASREQAVIEKNISRLTDKTFEPQVTKLFQSIMDITKETQTALLKSEP, encoded by the coding sequence ATGAATGAATTGGAACAGTACCGCAAAGAGATTGATGAGATTGATCAGGAACTTACTCGCTTGTTTGAGTTACGGCTAAACACAGTTTTAAAAGTCGGTCGCTACAAAAAGCAACGCAACTTACCTGTATTGGATGCCAGCCGCGAGCAAGCTGTTATCGAAAAAAATATTAGCCGCTTAACAGATAAAACATTTGAACCGCAAGTAACGAAGCTTTTTCAATCTATAATGGATATCACGAAAGAAACTCAAACGGCTCTCTTAAAATCAGAACCGTAA
- the nth gene encoding endonuclease III: protein MLTKEAAQHVVYEIMKLYPNAVPTMHYQNPFQLLMVVILSAQATDESVAKVKDRLFERYPNPQAVSESSPEEIESYIKTIGLYRNKAKYIYKSSHQLLETFDGKVPNTREELQSLTGIGPKSANILLNVAFNQDAFAVDTHVARVCKHHKIVEENATPKQIEERITEIIPAKYWGRAHQAMISFGREICSPRNPKCHEHPQLYENLEEINLMD from the coding sequence ATGCTAACAAAAGAAGCTGCTCAACACGTCGTCTATGAAATTATGAAACTCTACCCAAATGCTGTTCCAACGATGCATTATCAAAATCCTTTTCAATTGTTGATGGTTGTGATATTGAGTGCCCAAGCGACTGATGAATCCGTTGCGAAAGTAAAAGACCGATTATTCGAACGTTATCCAAATCCTCAAGCGGTTAGTGAGTCCTCGCCTGAAGAAATTGAATCATACATAAAAACAATTGGACTTTACCGAAATAAAGCAAAGTATATTTATAAAAGCAGTCATCAATTGCTTGAAACATTTGATGGGAAAGTTCCAAATACACGTGAAGAATTGCAATCATTAACAGGAATCGGACCTAAATCAGCCAATATTTTATTGAATGTTGCTTTTAACCAAGATGCCTTTGCAGTGGACACGCATGTTGCACGTGTTTGCAAACATCACAAAATAGTAGAAGAAAACGCCACACCCAAACAAATTGAAGAACGTATAACAGAAATTATCCCAGCCAAATATTGGGGAAGAGCGCATCAAGCAATGATTTCGTTTGGAAGAGAAATATGTTCACCTAGAAATCCGAAGTGTCATGAGCATCCACAGCTATATGAGAATTTAGAAGAAATAAATTTAATGGATTAA
- a CDS encoding PH domain-containing protein: MAELEKYINWTFSEKCAIPSDINDRLVPGEEAVEAFKTIRDVAIFTNKRLIVRDVQGLRGKKIEIYSLPYSSINMWSTENAGTFDINAEVELWTRAGNIKIGLGKDIDIRKFDDLIASILL; encoded by the coding sequence ATGGCTGAACTAGAAAAATACATAAATTGGACGTTTTCTGAAAAATGTGCTATTCCAAGCGATATCAATGATCGATTGGTTCCAGGAGAAGAAGCAGTAGAAGCGTTTAAAACAATTAGAGATGTAGCAATATTTACGAATAAACGACTAATTGTTCGTGATGTGCAAGGATTACGTGGGAAGAAGATCGAGATTTATTCTTTACCTTATAGTTCAATAAACATGTGGTCCACCGAAAATGCAGGAACTTTTGATATCAATGCGGAAGTTGAATTATGGACAAGAGCAGGCAATATCAAAATTGGCTTAGGAAAAGATATTGATATCAGAAAATTTGATGATTTGATTGCGTCGATTTTACTTTAA
- a CDS encoding metal-sensitive transcriptional regulator, translated as MEYNVKIVNRLKRSDGQLHGVLKMIEEGKECADIVTQLSAVRSSLDRAISLIVAENLVECVQGNSKEGSTGEENIQQAIQLLMKSR; from the coding sequence ATGGAATACAACGTGAAAATAGTGAACCGGTTAAAACGTTCTGATGGACAATTACATGGCGTTTTAAAGATGATTGAAGAGGGTAAAGAGTGCGCGGACATCGTGACACAATTATCAGCTGTTCGTTCCAGTCTTGATCGAGCAATTAGCTTGATTGTAGCTGAAAATTTAGTGGAATGTGTACAGGGAAATAGCAAAGAGGGCAGTACTGGAGAAGAAAATATCCAACAAGCCATTCAGTTATTAATGAAAAGTAGATAA
- a CDS encoding rhodanese-like domain-containing protein — protein sequence MYNSISMPEFEQKWRKETVSLVDVRESDEWDSKHIQGAIHVPLSDLSNEKEQLNKEQEYYVMCHSGARSAMACQQLAKEGYKVTNVMGGISAWRGDTV from the coding sequence ATGTACAATTCAATATCAATGCCAGAATTTGAACAAAAATGGAGAAAAGAAACTGTTTCATTAGTCGATGTTCGCGAAAGCGATGAATGGGACTCTAAACATATACAAGGCGCTATTCATGTACCTTTAAGCGATTTGTCAAATGAAAAAGAACAGTTAAACAAAGAACAAGAATACTATGTAATGTGCCACTCAGGAGCTCGTTCTGCAATGGCTTGTCAACAGTTAGCAAAAGAAGGATACAAAGTAACCAACGTTATGGGCGGTATCTCTGCTTGGAGAGGCGATACAGTTTAA
- a CDS encoding FAD-dependent oxidoreductase, which yields MKIVIVGGVAGGMSAATRLRRLNETAEIIVLEKGPYVSFANCGLPYYVAGEIEERSDLLVQTPEALQARFELDVRPHSEAVAIDASLKEVTVRTSEGDYTLSYDKLILSPGAKPFIPPAKGLEEAKNIFTLRSVPDVDAITDFMELHQPKKAVVIGAGFIGLEMAESLVHRGLDVTIIEKAPHVLPPLDEEMAAYITKELKANGVKLYNGLAAESFEEEGKVVVLENGERLESDMTLMSVGVKPETTLALTADIETGVRGGILVDENYETSQKDIYAVGDAIVVKQQINGEDTMVALAAPANRQGRQVADVISGLPRKNKGSIGTAIVRLFNQVAASTGLNERQLKSANETYEIVHIQGKSHAGYYPNAGTILLKVLFNPENGKIYGAQAIGEDGVDKRIDIIATAIKAGMTIHDLPELEFTYAPPFGSAKDPVNMAGYAALNLIEGVSESIQWHELESKQKEGYLLLDVRNEGELEKNGRLKGALNIPLDQLRERLSEVPKDKPIIVSCHSGLRSYIAERILKQNEYKAKNLDGAFALYSTVRPEKVEK from the coding sequence ATGAAAATTGTTATTGTAGGAGGAGTCGCTGGTGGAATGTCTGCAGCTACGCGCTTAAGACGTTTGAATGAAACGGCTGAAATCATTGTATTAGAAAAAGGGCCGTATGTATCGTTTGCTAACTGTGGTCTACCGTATTATGTCGCTGGTGAAATTGAAGAACGCAGTGATTTGTTGGTTCAAACACCAGAAGCTTTACAAGCGCGTTTTGAACTAGATGTTCGTCCACATAGTGAAGCAGTAGCAATAGATGCTTCGTTAAAGGAAGTAACTGTTCGAACATCAGAAGGAGACTATACCTTATCTTACGATAAATTGATTCTTTCTCCAGGTGCTAAGCCGTTTATCCCACCCGCTAAAGGGCTAGAAGAAGCAAAGAATATCTTTACATTGCGTTCGGTTCCGGATGTTGATGCAATCACGGATTTCATGGAATTACATCAGCCTAAAAAAGCTGTCGTGATCGGAGCTGGATTTATTGGTTTAGAAATGGCTGAAAGTTTAGTTCATCGCGGATTAGATGTTACAATTATTGAAAAAGCACCACACGTTTTGCCACCTTTAGATGAAGAAATGGCTGCTTATATCACTAAAGAATTAAAAGCTAATGGGGTCAAATTGTATAACGGATTGGCTGCTGAGTCGTTTGAAGAAGAAGGAAAAGTGGTTGTTCTTGAAAATGGCGAACGCTTAGAAAGTGATATGACATTAATGTCAGTAGGGGTCAAACCTGAAACGACTTTGGCTTTAACAGCGGACATTGAAACTGGTGTACGTGGTGGTATATTAGTAGATGAGAACTATGAAACGAGTCAAAAAGATATTTACGCGGTTGGAGATGCGATTGTAGTGAAACAACAAATTAATGGAGAAGATACGATGGTCGCTTTAGCTGCTCCTGCTAATCGTCAAGGCAGACAAGTTGCGGATGTTATCAGTGGATTACCTCGAAAAAACAAAGGGAGTATTGGTACCGCAATTGTTCGTTTATTTAACCAAGTAGCAGCATCAACTGGACTAAATGAAAGACAATTAAAATCAGCAAACGAAACATATGAAATCGTTCATATCCAAGGGAAAAGTCATGCAGGGTATTATCCAAATGCGGGTACTATTTTGCTAAAAGTATTATTTAATCCTGAAAACGGAAAAATTTATGGCGCCCAAGCGATAGGTGAAGATGGAGTAGATAAACGCATTGATATCATTGCAACGGCCATTAAAGCAGGCATGACGATACATGATTTGCCAGAGCTAGAGTTTACCTACGCTCCACCATTTGGATCAGCAAAAGATCCGGTGAACATGGCTGGTTACGCTGCTTTAAATCTGATTGAAGGAGTAAGCGAATCGATTCAATGGCATGAATTAGAATCAAAGCAAAAAGAAGGTTATCTATTGTTAGATGTGCGTAATGAAGGAGAACTTGAAAAAAATGGACGATTAAAAGGAGCACTAAATATTCCTTTAGATCAGTTACGTGAACGATTATCAGAAGTACCTAAAGACAAACCCATCATTGTAAGTTGTCACAGTGGGTTGCGTAGCTACATTGCTGAACGTATTTTAAAACAAAATGAATATAAGGCTAAAAATTTGGATGGAGCATTTGCTCTTTATTCAACAGTTAGACCAGAAAAGGTGGAAAAATAA
- a CDS encoding cupin domain-containing protein, with protein sequence MSIDFKDHGKKPYVVNIEDATVQNDNYRTTIWTGAKLQVTVMSIQPNDDIGLEVHHGIDQFIRIEEGQGLCQMGPSEDNLNFEQVVSEDDAVLVPADMWHNIKNTGDKPLKLYTIYAGPDHVEGTIHPTHEDAENDPNEH encoded by the coding sequence ATGAGTATTGATTTTAAAGATCATGGCAAAAAACCTTATGTTGTAAATATTGAAGATGCCACAGTGCAAAATGATAACTACCGTACAACGATATGGACAGGCGCTAAACTACAAGTAACCGTTATGTCTATTCAACCAAACGATGATATTGGCTTAGAAGTGCATCATGGAATTGATCAATTTATTCGCATCGAAGAAGGCCAAGGGCTATGCCAAATGGGACCTTCTGAAGATAACTTAAATTTTGAACAAGTTGTTTCTGAAGATGACGCAGTATTGGTTCCAGCAGATATGTGGCACAATATTAAAAATACTGGTGACAAACCACTAAAATTATATACCATTTATGCTGGTCCTGATCATGTTGAAGGTACTATTCACCCAACTCATGAAGACGCAGAAAACGATCCTAATGAACACTAA
- a CDS encoding ABC transporter ATP-binding protein, with the protein METPLLNTTQLGYELDGKAILKGITLSVEEGEFLTITGPSGSGKSTLLKIIASLLSPTEGTVSYQSKLVDDYEPTDYRKEVSYCFQTATLFGETVKDNLMFPFVIRDQPFNEKKALDALKKVGLGAEYLTKSVNALSGGEKQRVALIRNVLFMPKVLLLDEVTSALDHENQEIIRDLIRNLNQEQGVTILWVTHNAVEIQASNRIIHLVNGEMEEPK; encoded by the coding sequence ATGGAGACACCACTATTAAACACAACCCAACTAGGCTACGAATTAGATGGAAAAGCCATTTTAAAAGGAATAACGCTATCTGTTGAAGAGGGAGAATTCTTAACGATTACAGGACCATCAGGAAGTGGAAAAAGTACCTTATTAAAGATTATTGCTTCACTCTTGTCTCCAACTGAAGGAACCGTTTCTTATCAAAGTAAACTAGTTGATGACTATGAACCTACTGATTATCGAAAAGAAGTCTCCTACTGTTTCCAGACGGCCACACTTTTTGGAGAAACTGTAAAAGACAATCTCATGTTCCCATTTGTTATCAGAGATCAGCCTTTTAATGAAAAAAAAGCCTTAGATGCTTTAAAAAAAGTTGGCCTAGGAGCAGAGTATTTAACTAAATCAGTCAACGCATTATCTGGTGGGGAAAAACAAAGGGTAGCATTGATTCGTAATGTTTTATTTATGCCTAAAGTCCTCTTACTAGATGAAGTAACCAGCGCATTAGATCATGAAAACCAAGAAATTATTCGTGATTTAATCCGTAATCTGAATCAAGAACAAGGCGTTACAATTTTATGGGTCACCCATAATGCAGTCGAGATTCAAGCTTCAAATCGTATTATTCACTTAGTTAATGGCGAAATGGAGGAACCAAAATGA
- a CDS encoding ABC transporter permease, with protein sequence MNLAINNSSLLFATALVGIALIVVYKEKLGLGKDILIGVVRAVIQLFAVGYLLGYVFKLNNIIVTLALVLVIIFNASFNAGKKSNGISNAFKISFIAILTATSLTLIVLLLSGAILFIPSQVIPISGMIASNSMIAIGICYRNLNSKFKDQRQQVLEKLALGANLKQASISIVRDSIRAGMLPTIESAKTIGIVSLPGMMSGLMFAGVNPTHAIKYQIMVTFMLLSTTSIASVIASYLAYKEFYTARKQLKD encoded by the coding sequence ATGAACTTAGCTATTAATAATTCATCTTTACTATTTGCAACTGCCTTAGTTGGTATAGCACTTATTGTGGTTTATAAAGAAAAATTAGGATTGGGTAAAGATATTTTAATTGGTGTTGTGCGAGCCGTTATCCAATTATTTGCTGTTGGTTATTTATTAGGCTATGTCTTTAAACTAAATAATATTATTGTGACATTAGCACTTGTTTTAGTTATTATTTTTAATGCCTCTTTTAATGCGGGGAAGAAAAGCAATGGTATATCAAATGCATTTAAAATATCTTTTATTGCCATCTTAACAGCTACTAGTTTAACTTTGATTGTCTTACTTTTATCAGGAGCTATTTTATTCATCCCTTCTCAGGTCATTCCAATATCAGGAATGATTGCTAGTAACTCAATGATTGCGATTGGAATTTGTTACCGCAATTTGAACTCAAAATTTAAAGACCAACGTCAACAAGTATTAGAAAAACTGGCATTAGGAGCAAATTTAAAACAAGCTTCTATCTCCATAGTACGTGATAGTATTCGTGCAGGAATGCTCCCAACAATCGAATCTGCAAAGACCATTGGAATTGTTAGTCTGCCCGGTATGATGTCTGGATTGATGTTTGCTGGTGTAAACCCTACGCATGCGATAAAGTACCAAATTATGGTTACCTTTATGCTGCTATCCACTACAAGTATTGCATCTGTGATTGCTAGTTACTTGGCTTATAAAGAATTTTATACAGCAAGGAAACAACTAAAAGATTAA
- a CDS encoding heavy metal translocating P-type ATPase: protein MLKFLSNTRSGQFLVIGVFFTIIGFILNTMGGFYSSISFYGAIFFLGFFSAKKAVTETIHSKAPNVDLLMVLAALGACLIHYESEGAVLLLIFAGSEALESYATNKSKSAISELLSHVPSTAQLLKDNDEVSEVPTELLKVGDIVVVSKGAQIPIDGYSDRKTQINESSLTGESMPVEKEKGAEVFSGTFNEGNAFHLEVNKTSDQTVFSNIIRMVEEAQKSPSKISKIINRFETKYVLVVLIMVPLFIASLYYFNGYSFEEAFYRGMVLLTVASPCALVASATPATLSAISNGAKNGVLVKGGAAMESLNTMDILYSDKTGTLTFGDFRVLNYEVPEDILNEVVYMEQQSNHPIANAIVAAFENRNFKCIDTSEPVEEIAGQGVRKGAIEIGKPSTFIGYPDKNYYLDKVVEENTTIFVAKSNEIVGYISLSDEIRNEAIEAVAGFQKEGIQVVLLTGDNEMVASKVAKEVKVNDYVANCLPEDKIKHILKSQRNKKVAGMVGDGINDAPALANADIGIAMGSGSSVAIESADVVIVKNDLGKLLYSYHLSKRLNRIIKQNIFFSVSVIIILMILNLLGYLDLPVGVVFHEGSTILVILNGLRLLR from the coding sequence ATGTTGAAGTTTTTAAGCAATACGCGTTCAGGACAGTTTTTAGTCATTGGAGTCTTTTTTACGATTATTGGATTTATTTTAAATACGATGGGAGGTTTTTATAGTTCAATTTCTTTTTATGGGGCAATTTTCTTTTTAGGGTTCTTTTCAGCTAAAAAAGCGGTGACAGAAACAATCCATTCTAAAGCTCCCAATGTTGATTTGCTAATGGTTTTAGCAGCATTAGGTGCATGTTTGATTCATTATGAATCAGAAGGAGCTGTATTACTGCTCATTTTTGCTGGCTCAGAAGCTCTAGAATCCTATGCAACCAATAAATCAAAAAGTGCTATTTCTGAGTTGCTATCTCATGTGCCTTCTACAGCGCAACTGCTAAAAGATAATGATGAAGTGAGTGAAGTACCTACTGAATTGTTAAAAGTTGGTGACATTGTAGTCGTTTCAAAAGGAGCACAGATACCTATTGATGGGTATTCCGACCGAAAAACGCAAATTAATGAATCCAGCCTTACTGGGGAATCAATGCCTGTTGAAAAAGAAAAAGGAGCCGAAGTATTTTCTGGAACTTTCAATGAAGGGAATGCCTTTCATCTTGAAGTGAATAAAACGAGTGATCAAACCGTTTTCTCAAATATTATACGGATGGTAGAAGAAGCGCAGAAAAGCCCTTCGAAAATTTCGAAAATTATTAATCGTTTTGAAACGAAATACGTACTAGTTGTTTTAATTATGGTTCCATTGTTCATTGCGAGTCTTTATTATTTTAACGGGTATAGCTTTGAGGAAGCTTTTTATAGAGGTATGGTTTTATTGACCGTTGCTAGTCCATGTGCTTTGGTCGCTTCTGCTACACCAGCAACACTAAGTGCTATCAGTAATGGAGCAAAAAATGGGGTGTTAGTTAAAGGCGGAGCAGCAATGGAGTCTTTGAATACGATGGATATTTTATATAGCGATAAAACAGGGACACTGACATTTGGTGATTTCAGAGTATTAAATTATGAAGTTCCAGAAGATATTTTGAATGAAGTGGTTTATATGGAACAACAATCTAACCATCCAATAGCTAATGCTATTGTGGCAGCTTTTGAAAACAGAAACTTTAAATGCATTGATACTTCAGAACCTGTGGAGGAAATAGCTGGACAAGGTGTTAGAAAAGGAGCAATTGAAATAGGTAAACCAAGTACGTTTATTGGGTATCCTGATAAAAATTATTATCTTGATAAAGTAGTTGAAGAAAATACAACGATTTTTGTGGCGAAAAGTAATGAAATTGTTGGGTACATTTCTCTTTCTGATGAAATTCGGAATGAAGCAATCGAAGCAGTAGCTGGTTTTCAAAAAGAAGGTATTCAAGTTGTACTTTTGACTGGAGACAATGAAATGGTTGCTTCGAAAGTTGCTAAGGAAGTCAAAGTAAATGATTATGTAGCCAATTGTCTTCCAGAAGATAAGATTAAACATATCCTAAAAAGTCAGCGAAATAAAAAGGTGGCAGGCATGGTTGGAGATGGAATCAATGATGCACCCGCATTAGCGAATGCGGATATCGGCATTGCTATGGGTAGTGGATCATCGGTGGCTATAGAGTCAGCTGATGTGGTGATTGTAAAAAATGATTTAGGTAAATTGCTTTATAGTTATCACCTGAGCAAACGATTGAACCGAATTATTAAACAAAATATTTTCTTCTCTGTCAGTGTGATCATCATATTGATGATTTTAAATCTTTTAGGTTATTTAGATTTGCCGGTAGGAGTTGTTTTCCATGAAGGATCGACAATTTTAGTTATTTTAAATGGATTGCGTTTGTTACGTTAA
- a CDS encoding Cof-type HAD-IIB family hydrolase, protein MESNYVFLDVDGTLVDYSNELPNSAVKAIKVAQANGHKVYPVTGRSKAEMYDELLEIGFDGYIGGNGNYVESDNEVILHQLITAEQEKMIVDWLNNRGLAFYLESNNGLFASEQFETRGEQTVKDYAAYKEKSGTETMTVRQAFPEMIFDGQLYRADVNKISFILEEYEDYLAAADFFSDFQVGTWGGIGEQALFGDIALANITKQTAIKKLLEHHGVDQKNTIAFGDAKIDIPMLEYCEIGVAMGNGGKEIKAMADYITDSVDKDGLEKAFRHLGLIE, encoded by the coding sequence ATGGAATCAAACTATGTTTTTTTAGATGTGGATGGAACATTAGTAGATTATTCTAATGAATTACCGAATTCTGCAGTCAAAGCTATTAAAGTTGCGCAAGCCAACGGTCATAAAGTGTACCCGGTGACTGGACGCAGCAAAGCTGAAATGTATGATGAACTATTAGAGATCGGTTTTGATGGGTATATTGGTGGAAATGGCAACTATGTTGAAAGTGATAATGAAGTTATTTTGCATCAATTAATAACAGCAGAACAAGAAAAAATGATTGTAGACTGGCTGAATAACCGTGGATTAGCTTTTTATTTGGAGTCCAACAATGGATTGTTTGCAAGTGAACAGTTTGAGACACGTGGAGAGCAAACGGTTAAAGACTATGCTGCTTATAAAGAAAAATCCGGTACAGAAACAATGACGGTGCGACAAGCATTTCCAGAAATGATTTTTGATGGTCAATTGTATCGAGCTGACGTGAACAAAATCAGTTTCATTTTAGAAGAGTATGAAGATTACCTAGCTGCAGCCGATTTTTTTTCTGACTTTCAAGTAGGTACGTGGGGAGGTATAGGTGAACAAGCTCTGTTTGGAGATATTGCCTTAGCAAACATTACAAAACAAACAGCTATCAAAAAATTATTAGAACATCATGGAGTTGATCAGAAGAACACGATAGCTTTTGGCGATGCAAAAATAGATATTCCTATGCTTGAGTATTGTGAAATAGGTGTAGCAATGGGAAATGGCGGTAAAGAAATAAAAGCTATGGCTGATTACATAACCGATAGTGTTGATAAAGACGGACTGGAAAAAGCCTTCCGCCATCTTGGTTTGATAGAGTAA
- a CDS encoding 6-phospho-beta-glucosidase, protein MGFNKDFLWGGATAANQSEGGYNAYGRGLANVDVVPIGEDRYPIITGKMKHLDFDEEHFYPAKEAIDMYHHYKEDIALFGEMGFKSYRFSLAWTRIFPKGDEAEPNEAGLQFYDNLIDECLKYGIEPIVTITHFDMPIHLIKEYGGWRSRKVVDFYENLVTVLFNRYKGKVKYWITFNEINMLLHAPFMGAGLVFEEGENEEQVKYTAAHHELVASALATKIAHEVDPENKVGCMIAAGQYYPNTPNPADVRQAQVDNQENYFFIDVQSRGEYPNYALKRLFNEGIEIPFEEGDKELLKEHTVDYITFSYYSSRVSAAQEGQEKAGGNIFDSIKNPYLEESEWGWQIDPIGFRITINELYDRYQKPLFVVENGLGAVDTPNADGSIVDDYRIDYLKQHIEAMKEAVDKDGVEILGYTSWGCIDLVSASTGEMKKRYGFIYVDRDNEGNGTMARSKKKSFDWYKQVIASNGEKVDYTKG, encoded by the coding sequence ATGGGATTTAATAAAGATTTTCTTTGGGGCGGGGCTACTGCTGCTAATCAAAGTGAAGGTGGTTATAACGCGTATGGCCGAGGTTTAGCGAATGTAGATGTCGTTCCAATTGGAGAAGACCGTTACCCAATCATAACAGGAAAAATGAAACATCTGGACTTCGATGAGGAGCATTTTTATCCAGCTAAAGAAGCCATTGATATGTATCATCATTATAAGGAAGATATCGCTTTATTTGGAGAAATGGGATTTAAATCTTATCGCTTTAGTCTAGCTTGGACACGTATTTTTCCAAAAGGTGATGAGGCTGAACCAAATGAAGCAGGGTTACAATTTTACGATAACCTTATTGATGAATGTCTTAAGTACGGCATCGAACCTATTGTTACAATCACACATTTTGATATGCCAATCCATTTGATTAAAGAATATGGGGGTTGGCGCAGTCGTAAAGTAGTCGATTTTTATGAAAATCTTGTCACTGTATTATTTAATCGTTATAAAGGAAAAGTAAAGTATTGGATCACTTTCAATGAGATCAATATGCTATTGCATGCACCGTTTATGGGAGCTGGATTAGTATTTGAAGAAGGAGAAAATGAAGAACAAGTAAAATATACAGCAGCCCATCATGAATTAGTAGCCAGTGCGTTAGCGACCAAGATCGCTCATGAAGTAGATCCGGAAAATAAAGTCGGCTGTATGATCGCAGCTGGACAGTATTATCCAAATACACCAAATCCTGCAGATGTTCGTCAAGCTCAAGTAGACAATCAAGAAAACTATTTTTTTATTGACGTACAGTCTCGTGGCGAATACCCTAACTATGCATTGAAACGCTTGTTTAATGAAGGAATCGAAATTCCTTTTGAAGAAGGAGATAAGGAATTATTGAAAGAGCATACGGTTGACTATATTACGTTCTCTTATTATTCTTCGCGAGTTTCTGCCGCTCAAGAGGGACAAGAAAAAGCAGGTGGGAATATATTTGATTCCATTAAAAATCCTTATTTAGAAGAAAGCGAATGGGGCTGGCAAATCGATCCAATTGGCTTCCGTATCACAATCAATGAATTGTATGACCGTTATCAAAAACCGTTATTTGTAGTTGAAAATGGATTAGGAGCAGTCGATACGCCTAATGCAGATGGATCTATAGTGGATGATTACCGTATCGATTATCTAAAACAACATATCGAAGCTATGAAAGAAGCTGTGGACAAAGATGGAGTAGAAATTTTAGGGTATACGTCTTGGGGATGTATCGATTTGGTTTCCGCGTCAACTGGGGAAATGAAAAAAAGATATGGCTTTATTTATGTAGACCGAGACAATGAAGGTAATGGAACAATGGCGCGTTCGAAGAAAAAGTCTTTTGACTGGTATAAACAAGTGATTGCTTCTAATGGTGAAAAGGTAGACTATACAAAAGGATAA